A part of Desulfobacter sp. genomic DNA contains:
- the thrC gene encoding threonine synthase, with the protein MNPNLFPEDIRSHIIPEPGGELFYKCLGCGAEYGIEELLYVCPECNHVLLIHDRLKDRLKEIDGATWQRIFDYRKMLKIPALKGIYRYHEFIGPSIPLESILYLGEGHTPVVEANIRLQEAAGVKFYYKNDGQNPSASFKDRGMASALSSIKFLLDKGLVSDVISICASTGDTSAAAALYAAYLGPLVKSAVLLPHKKVTSAQLAQPLGSGAKVFEIPGVFDDCMKVVEHLSGKYPVVLLNSKNAWRILGQESYSYEIAQDFDWDMKNKVVVVPIGNAGNISAVMNGFLKFYETGIIDCLPKIIGVQSEHADPVYRYYLEPEDAKRKFQPVDTRPSVAQAAMIGNPVSMPRVVKIAREYDAAAGARKVFVVQVKEQEIMDWQLTANRNGHITCTQGGECLAGIVRAKDMGLIGSNETAVLDATAHAIKFSGFQDLYFKKEIPETYGIEPADRFINLPELIAPDDPELIPSQEKRLDAEAFDRFVGAVSGKIATQLDLIAK; encoded by the coding sequence ATGAATCCTAACCTTTTTCCAGAGGATATCCGATCCCATATCATCCCCGAGCCCGGGGGGGAACTTTTTTACAAATGCCTGGGGTGCGGCGCTGAATACGGCATAGAAGAACTGCTCTATGTCTGTCCCGAGTGCAACCACGTGCTCCTCATCCATGACCGCCTTAAAGACCGGCTCAAGGAGATCGACGGTGCCACCTGGCAGCGGATATTCGACTACCGCAAAATGCTTAAGATCCCGGCCCTGAAAGGAATTTACAGATACCACGAATTCATCGGCCCCTCCATCCCCCTTGAATCTATTTTATACCTGGGCGAGGGCCATACCCCTGTGGTTGAGGCCAACATCCGGCTACAGGAAGCGGCCGGAGTAAAATTCTACTACAAAAACGACGGCCAGAATCCCAGCGCATCGTTCAAGGACCGGGGCATGGCCTCGGCCCTGTCCAGCATAAAATTCCTGCTGGACAAAGGGTTGGTATCCGATGTGATTTCCATCTGCGCCTCCACCGGGGACACCTCGGCGGCTGCCGCATTGTATGCCGCCTATCTGGGTCCGCTGGTTAAATCGGCAGTGCTCCTGCCCCATAAAAAGGTGACCTCGGCCCAGCTGGCCCAGCCCCTGGGCAGTGGCGCCAAAGTATTTGAGATCCCAGGGGTGTTTGACGACTGCATGAAAGTGGTGGAACACTTGTCAGGCAAATATCCGGTGGTATTGCTGAACTCTAAAAACGCCTGGCGGATTCTGGGCCAGGAATCATACTCCTATGAGATTGCCCAGGATTTTGACTGGGATATGAAAAATAAAGTGGTGGTGGTCCCCATCGGCAATGCCGGCAATATTTCGGCCGTAATGAACGGATTCCTCAAATTCTATGAGACCGGCATCATTGACTGCCTGCCAAAAATCATCGGGGTCCAGTCGGAACACGCGGACCCGGTGTACCGGTATTACCTGGAACCGGAAGACGCCAAACGGAAGTTCCAGCCAGTGGATACCCGGCCCAGCGTGGCCCAGGCCGCCATGATCGGGAATCCGGTCTCCATGCCCAGAGTGGTCAAAATCGCCCGGGAATACGACGCCGCAGCCGGCGCCAGAAAAGTATTTGTGGTCCAGGTCAAAGAACAGGAGATCATGGACTGGCAGCTCACCGCCAACAGAAACGGACATATCACCTGCACCCAGGGGGGTGAGTGCCTGGCAGGCATCGTCCGGGCCAAAGACATGGGTCTCATTGGCAGCAATGAGACCGCAGTCCTTGACGCCACGGCCCATGCCATCAAATTCTCCGGATTTCAGGATCTCTACTTTAAAAAAGAAATACCCGAGACATACGGGATAGAACCGGCAGACCGATTTATCAATTTGCCTGAACTGATCGCACCGGATGATCCCGAACTTATCCCATCCCAGGAAAAACGGCTGGATGCAGAAGCCTTCGACCGCTTTGTGGGGGCCGTGTCCGGAAAAATCGCAACGCAATTGGACCTGATTGCTAAATGA
- the serS gene encoding serine--tRNA ligase, whose protein sequence is MLDIKLIKNDLDLVKKGMEKRGANIDFSDFLENEKKRKALLLEIEELRHQRNTVSDEIAKMKKSGQDAQPSIDKMRSVSDRIKTLDKGLGEAESAIQSFLIALPNLPHDDVPKGKDDTENRLEKTWGTPREFDFKIKDHADIGEDLGILDLGRATKLAGSRFPLYLGAGARLERALINFMLDIHTGEHGYKEALPPFIVNRTTMTGTGQLPKFEEDLFKLDGWDYYLIPTSEVPITNIYSKEILDESQLPQKFTAYTPCFRSEAGSYGRDTKGLIRQHQFNKVEMVKITSPDTSFDELESLLANAETILQRLELPYQVVTLCTGDLGFSATKTYDIEVWMPGQDKYREISSCSNCLDFQARRANIKFKRKGAKKPEFCHTLNGSGLAVGRTFAAILENYQQADGSVKVPEALVPYMGGRTVIENES, encoded by the coding sequence ATGCTGGATATCAAATTGATTAAAAATGATTTGGACCTCGTTAAAAAAGGAATGGAAAAACGGGGCGCCAATATTGATTTTTCCGATTTCCTGGAAAATGAGAAAAAAAGAAAAGCCCTATTGCTTGAAATTGAAGAACTGCGGCATCAGCGCAACACCGTATCCGACGAAATTGCCAAGATGAAAAAATCCGGGCAGGACGCCCAGCCCAGCATTGACAAAATGAGGAGTGTCTCGGACCGGATTAAAACCCTGGACAAGGGGCTGGGAGAGGCTGAGTCTGCCATCCAGTCCTTTCTCATTGCCCTGCCCAACCTGCCCCATGATGACGTGCCCAAGGGAAAGGATGATACCGAAAACCGTCTGGAAAAAACCTGGGGCACCCCCAGGGAATTTGATTTCAAGATCAAGGACCATGCCGACATTGGTGAAGACCTGGGCATTCTGGATCTGGGACGGGCCACCAAGCTGGCCGGTTCTAGATTCCCCCTCTACCTCGGCGCCGGCGCCCGCCTGGAACGGGCCCTGATCAATTTCATGCTGGATATCCATACAGGGGAACACGGATACAAGGAGGCGCTTCCCCCCTTCATCGTCAACCGGACCACCATGACCGGCACGGGGCAGTTGCCCAAATTTGAAGAAGACCTCTTTAAATTGGACGGCTGGGACTACTACCTGATTCCCACCTCCGAGGTCCCCATCACCAATATTTATTCCAAAGAAATCCTGGACGAATCCCAACTGCCCCAGAAATTCACGGCCTACACCCCCTGCTTCAGATCCGAGGCCGGCTCCTACGGCCGGGATACCAAAGGACTCATCCGCCAGCACCAGTTCAACAAGGTTGAAATGGTCAAGATCACCTCTCCGGACACCTCCTTTGACGAGCTGGAATCCCTGCTGGCCAATGCAGAAACCATTCTCCAGCGCCTGGAGCTGCCCTACCAGGTGGTCACCCTGTGCACCGGAGACCTGGGTTTTTCCGCCACCAAGACCTATGACATTGAAGTATGGATGCCGGGCCAGGACAAATACCGGGAAATTTCATCCTGCTCCAACTGCCTGGATTTCCAGGCGCGCCGGGCCAATATCAAATTCAAGCGCAAAGGCGCCAAAAAACCTGAGTTCTGTCATACCCTGAACGGATCGGGCCTGGCCGTGGGCAGGACCTTCGCCGCCATTCTTGAAAACTACCAGCAGGCAGACGGCAGCGTAAAAGTGCCCGAAGCCCTTGTACCTTATATGGGAGGCCGGACGGTAATTGAAAATGAATCCTAA
- a CDS encoding 5-formyltetrahydrofolate cyclo-ligase: protein MDEMKNGKSSVLAQVAARMDAMSPEALEEKYQTIESKLFEFANFLEAQQVFMYTPVSTEIPTEAIIRKTLEIEKSVILPVFTDSKNTFSLYKISDYDKDLVRNADDVLEPNPERCKKIALEDIDIAFIPGLAFDDKGGRVGFGNNYYSKLITKLPETCRKVSLSYEDQIVDQIQMESRKFTVDIIITDSRVIYKI from the coding sequence ATGGATGAGATGAAAAACGGAAAAAGCAGTGTTCTGGCCCAGGTGGCAGCCCGGATGGATGCCATGAGCCCCGAGGCTCTGGAAGAAAAATACCAGACCATCGAAAGCAAGCTGTTTGAATTTGCCAATTTTCTTGAGGCCCAGCAGGTATTCATGTACACCCCGGTGAGCACGGAAATCCCCACTGAAGCCATTATCCGGAAGACCCTGGAAATTGAAAAAAGCGTAATCCTTCCGGTATTCACCGATTCAAAAAATACCTTTTCATTGTATAAAATCAGTGATTATGACAAGGACCTTGTGCGCAACGCCGATGATGTCCTTGAACCCAACCCCGAGCGCTGCAAGAAAATTGCCCTGGAAGATATTGATATTGCCTTCATCCCGGGCCTGGCCTTTGACGACAAGGGGGGCCGTGTGGGGTTCGGCAACAATTATTATTCCAAACTGATCACAAAGCTTCCTGAGACCTGTCGCAAGGTTTCCCTGTCCTATGAAGATCAGATTGTGGACCAGATCCAGATGGAATCCAGAAAATTTACCGTGGATATTATTATTACGGATTCACGGGTGATTTATAAAATTTAG
- a CDS encoding potassium channel protein: MNKILKMEMAVLTAAFIFVFGTLGYMFIENWDVLDSAYMTAITLSTVGFMEIHEQSAGGRVFTIFLIFTGVGYFLYLGGVVIGSVVEGEIKTLLGRQRLDKKISKLKDHYIVCGYGRIGRVLCNFIREDTQDIVVVEQNEKLTATLDRDKIHYLIGDASDEEILEKAGIGRAKAMVAALATDTANVFLVLTARQLNPDIYILARASSPEVQKKLMVAGANRVESPYDIGAVSMGLKLLRPTVSNFLDTAVSRKSDAIQIEEAFVPPTSDYAGKALKDSGIRQDFNLIIIAIKDAAEHMDFAPHFETLIQAGDTLIVMGKTEDLSAFRKALLS, translated from the coding sequence ATGAACAAAATTTTGAAAATGGAAATGGCAGTACTGACGGCGGCGTTCATTTTTGTGTTCGGCACCCTGGGATATATGTTTATTGAAAATTGGGATGTCCTGGACTCCGCCTATATGACCGCCATCACCCTGAGCACGGTGGGATTTATGGAAATCCATGAACAAAGCGCCGGCGGACGGGTGTTTACCATTTTCCTCATATTCACCGGGGTGGGCTACTTTCTCTACCTGGGCGGTGTTGTCATCGGCTCAGTGGTGGAAGGCGAGATAAAGACTTTGCTGGGGAGGCAGCGGTTGGACAAAAAAATCAGTAAGCTAAAAGACCATTATATCGTATGCGGCTACGGCAGGATAGGCCGGGTGCTCTGCAATTTCATCCGGGAAGATACCCAGGACATCGTGGTGGTGGAGCAAAATGAGAAATTAACAGCCACCCTGGATCGGGATAAGATTCACTACCTCATCGGAGATGCCTCGGATGAGGAAATTTTAGAAAAGGCCGGCATCGGAAGGGCAAAAGCCATGGTGGCGGCTCTTGCCACGGATACGGCCAATGTATTCCTGGTCCTCACCGCCCGGCAGCTCAATCCCGATATCTATATTCTGGCCAGGGCCTCCAGCCCGGAAGTCCAGAAAAAACTCATGGTGGCCGGCGCCAACCGTGTGGAGTCCCCCTACGACATCGGTGCCGTGTCCATGGGCCTGAAACTGCTGAGGCCCACGGTTTCCAATTTCCTGGACACCGCCGTCTCCAGAAAAAGCGATGCCATCCAGATTGAAGAAGCCTTTGTCCCGCCCACCTCAGATTACGCCGGCAAAGCCCTTAAAGATTCGGGCATCCGCCAGGATTTCAACCTCATTATTATCGCCATCAAGGATGCTGCCGAACACATGGATTTCGCCCCCCACTTTGAAACCCTGATCCAGGCCGGAGATACCTTGATTGTCATGGGCAAAACCGAAGACCTGAGCGCTTTCCGAAAAGCCCTCCTGTCCTAA
- a CDS encoding protein-L-isoaspartate(D-aspartate) O-methyltransferase, translating to MNDEPKKFSRWRRDMVENQIMARGITDPLVLKAMNHVPRHLFVSEALVDSAYGDFPLPIGEGQTISQPFIIAEMTQSLGLTGNERVLEIGTGSGYQAAVLSRIVYKVYTIERNNTLYLQTRRLFDRLRYHNIVTRYSDGTQGWKAESPFDAVMVTAGGNQIPAPLVDQLALGGRLVMPVGGLHSQELIRLEKTKTGIKTTNLGGCRFVKLIGEHGWQE from the coding sequence ATGAATGACGAACCTAAAAAATTTTCCCGGTGGCGCCGGGATATGGTTGAGAACCAGATTATGGCTCGGGGGATTACCGACCCGCTGGTACTCAAGGCCATGAATCATGTGCCCAGACATCTGTTTGTGAGTGAGGCGCTTGTGGACAGCGCCTACGGGGATTTCCCCCTACCCATCGGCGAGGGACAGACCATTTCACAGCCCTTTATCATTGCAGAGATGACCCAGAGCCTGGGGCTGACCGGAAACGAACGGGTGCTGGAAATTGGGACCGGCTCAGGATACCAGGCAGCGGTCCTGTCCAGAATCGTCTATAAAGTGTACACCATTGAGCGGAATAACACCCTTTATCTTCAGACCCGCCGCCTTTTTGACCGTCTGCGGTATCATAATATCGTTACCCGCTATTCCGACGGCACCCAGGGGTGGAAGGCGGAAAGCCCATTTGATGCCGTTATGGTCACGGCCGGCGGCAACCAGATCCCGGCACCTCTGGTGGATCAGCTTGCCCTGGGCGGCCGCCTGGTTATGCCTGTGGGCGGACTTCATTCCCAGGAACTGATCCGGCTGGAAAAAACCAAGACCGGTATTAAAACCACTAATCTGGGGGGGTGCCGGTTTGTCAAGCTGATTGGGGAGCACGGCTGGCAGGAGTAA